One genomic region from Desulfuromonas sp. TF encodes:
- a CDS encoding NAD(P)H-quinone oxidoreductase: MKAVTLDGFGGLEVLGVGEVPKPQAGEGEVLIKVAATSINRPDLVQREGKYPPPPGDSEILGLEVAGVIEEIGAGVSGWKTGDRVMTLVGGGGYAEYAVAYADHLMPIPESMSFEEAACVCESYITAFLNVFMIGGLQDGQTAILHGGGGGVNTAAIQLSKALTPNTKLIVTAHPSKMERVQELGADLVIDFTRTPDFTDAVKEFTGKKGVDVILDHVGAKYLTPNMNSLGYKGKLVIIGVISGIKAELNLALMMVKRQQIIGSVLRSRPVSEKGEIVAEFTRRALPKFADRTIVPIIEKVFLIDNVAEAHRMMEEDKHFGKIVLKVG; encoded by the coding sequence ATGAAAGCTGTGACGCTCGATGGATTCGGCGGACTCGAAGTGCTAGGGGTCGGCGAAGTTCCCAAACCGCAGGCCGGAGAAGGAGAGGTGCTGATCAAGGTCGCAGCCACCAGCATCAATCGACCCGACCTGGTCCAGCGGGAAGGGAAATATCCCCCTCCGCCGGGCGATTCGGAAATCCTCGGCCTCGAAGTGGCCGGGGTTATCGAGGAAATCGGTGCCGGCGTTTCCGGCTGGAAAACCGGGGACCGTGTAATGACCCTGGTCGGGGGCGGCGGCTACGCCGAATATGCCGTGGCTTATGCCGACCACCTCATGCCGATCCCCGAATCGATGAGCTTCGAGGAAGCGGCCTGCGTCTGCGAGTCGTACATCACTGCCTTTCTCAACGTCTTCATGATCGGCGGCCTTCAGGACGGCCAGACCGCCATTCTCCATGGCGGAGGAGGCGGGGTCAATACCGCGGCCATCCAGCTTTCCAAGGCTCTTACCCCCAACACGAAGCTGATTGTCACCGCCCACCCGAGCAAGATGGAGCGGGTGCAGGAACTCGGGGCCGATCTGGTCATCGATTTCACCCGGACTCCGGATTTCACCGACGCTGTCAAGGAATTCACCGGAAAGAAGGGAGTCGACGTGATCCTCGATCACGTCGGGGCCAAGTACCTGACCCCGAACATGAATTCCCTGGGTTATAAGGGGAAGCTGGTCATCATCGGCGTCATCAGCGGAATCAAGGCCGAGCTCAATCTGGCCCTGATGATGGTCAAACGGCAGCAGATCATCGGCTCGGTGCTGCGCTCCCGCCCCGTCTCGGAGAAGGGGGAGATCGTCGCCGAATTCACCCGGCGGGCTCTGCCGAAGTTCGCCGACCGCACCATCGTCCCGATCATCGAGAAGGTCTTTCTTATCGACAACGTAGCCGAAGCCCACAGGATGATGGAAGAGGACAAGCATTTCGGCAAGATCGTGCTGAAAGTTGGATAA
- a CDS encoding rubredoxin-like domain-containing protein, which produces MSKRWKCTVCGYLHEGPQPPESCPLCGAGRDQFIPLEAEKVNLLRDMIDSFLLHPVAAHFPNALLPTAFLFLLVTVTTGSPYFEHAVFFLLCTAVGVVPVSITSGIYDWRTRFDGVRAGIFYKKIFLASLLLLLGLSAVLIRTAHPGVMHEGGGLKWAFKAILLTMVLTTVLLGHYGAKLAYQWKKKKP; this is translated from the coding sequence ATGTCGAAACGGTGGAAATGCACGGTGTGCGGTTATCTTCACGAGGGTCCTCAGCCCCCTGAGAGTTGCCCCCTGTGCGGAGCGGGCCGCGACCAGTTCATTCCTCTGGAAGCGGAAAAGGTCAACCTGCTGCGGGACATGATCGACTCCTTCCTCCTCCATCCGGTGGCGGCTCACTTTCCCAACGCCCTCCTGCCGACGGCCTTCCTTTTTCTCCTGGTGACCGTCACAACCGGCAGTCCCTACTTCGAGCACGCCGTCTTCTTTCTCCTCTGCACGGCCGTGGGGGTGGTCCCGGTCTCCATAACCTCCGGAATTTACGACTGGCGCACCCGGTTCGACGGCGTCAGGGCCGGGATATTTTATAAGAAAATCTTCCTGGCATCTTTGCTGCTGCTGCTCGGCCTCTCGGCGGTCCTTATCCGCACTGCCCATCCCGGGGTGATGCATGAGGGCGGCGGCCTCAAATGGGCCTTCAAGGCTATTCTGCTGACGATGGTGCTCACTACCGTCCTCCTTGGCCATTACGGCGCCAAGCTCGCTTATCAGTGGAAAAAGAAAAAACCGTAA